CATAACGCCCCCTTCCGCATTAAATGTGAAACTGCCTAACGATGAAGCTGAGGCGCGCGGTTTACCGCGTCGCCTCCAGCGACTTGTTCGGTGCGTATCAGTAGTTTTCGAGCAGCCCTAAAGGGGACAAATCTTAATTTATGATTGAATCATTTTAGTTTTAAAAGAGTTTAAAAAATGGGGACTCTCTATCTGTCAAAGGCCGCCAGCGCTTTTCTGGCGATTTCTTCACCCCATTCCTGTACAAAATGCCCGGCTTCAGAATGTTCATATGGTTCGGGACAGCTCAGTATGTCATTGCGAAGTGCCTGCATCACCGGTGGGCCAAGCACCGGGTCTTTCATCCCGACGGCCATGAATACCGGTCCGGTCCATTTACTGCGCAGCCACTCGCGTGCTCTGCGTGACAACTCCGCGCCGGGCGAGTCCGGCCGATCAGGAACCATTTCAGGGAAGCGGCGCACGCCGGCCTTATAGTTGATATCGGGGAATGGGGCGTCATAAGCAGCGCATTCTACCTCCGACAGATGCGAACATGATAGCTTCAGCAGTCTCCCGGCAGACATATCAGGATTCTTTCTAACCCAGGCGCGCCAATCGAGAAATCCTTTGGAAAGTTGAACGTCTCCGGTACCGAGGGTTGTGTTCATGACCAGCAGGCGGGAAAACCTATCTGTCATGTCCATGGGCAAAGTGAGCCCAAGAATTCCGCCCCAGTCCTGGCAAACAAGGGTGATGTTCTTGAGATCTAAATATTCAATAAACGCAATTAGCGCGTTACGATGAAAGTCAAAAGTATACACAGCTTCGTCCAGTGGCTTGTCCGAACGCCCGAAACCGAAATAATCCGGAGCTACCACCCGATGACCCGCAGCCGTGAAAATTGGGATCATCTTCCGGTAAAGGTAGCTCCACGTTGGTTCGCCGTGTAGGCACAGAAAAATGTCGTCAGCATTTTGAGGGCCTTCATCCACGTAGTGCATCCGCAAGCCTTCAAAGCCTTTCAAATCTTCAATGTAAACTGGGTCGTAAGGAAAACCCGGGAGATCGACAAACCGTTCTTCCGGAGTTCTTAACACTTCTGTCATCGTAACACTTCTTTTTAAGATGTTAACCGGACTATTAAGTGAGCTGCAAAAGCACTGCGCTTTCTGGCAGTCTATCTCGTCCCGCTCCGGCTCCCGTGCGACGAAAATGTGCTGGATTATCCGTTACGTACCAAGACGTTGTCAAGCTGGTCCTCTCCGGAAAATACTGCCACGCTGGCGGCTTATTGCCCTACTGGCCCGCAGCCTATTTCTGCCCAAACCACCATCAAGATTCGCCTAGCCCCAGCCTATCGGCAGGACTGCTGGAATTCCCCTTCCTCGCCGTCACCCTCAAAGTAAAACGCCCTCCCGGGCCCTACTATACCCGAGAAGGTGTGTGATTGTTTGGTGCCCCCCGATTGTGCCGGAGGTGGGCCGGGGCCTATGCTCACCCCGGTTTCATACATACAGCTCCCTCATGGGGCCTTACGTATGTCCTCCCGAGGCTGGGGTGTCAAGCACCTGACATAACATTTCACTGGCGAAATTGCCTACGAAAGATCCCGGGGTGGGCCTGCATGCGCTAGTAGCCGGGTGATGTCATCGGCGTTGCCGGGGTTTGCCGGAACCTGGAACGGTGAAGCCTCTCGCCAGGCTCTTGGCCTTGTTCAGGGCCGCCTTCAGGACCACAAGCTCCCGCTGGACTGTATTCGGCTTCGCCCCCTGGACCAGGCGCCTGGTGATGTATTGGTGCACATCCTCCCGGGTCATGTCGGGGAGCCGCTTCTCGCCCAGGACAGCCACGAGATGCGCAAAACAATAGCGATCCCGTTCCGTGTCCTTGCCTGAGGGATGGGGTCAAATCTTTTGTTGACTAATTCCCTTCCGGATTCTATGACAACCGCCATGAAGTTTCTGACCCTCCCTTTCGGCCACCCCCCTTTCCGCGGTCTCAGCACCCTTCCCAACCGCTTC
Above is a genomic segment from Candidatus Methylomirabilota bacterium containing:
- a CDS encoding haloalkane dehalogenase; the encoded protein is MTEVLRTPEERFVDLPGFPYDPVYIEDLKGFEGLRMHYVDEGPQNADDIFLCLHGEPTWSYLYRKMIPIFTAAGHRVVAPDYFGFGRSDKPLDEAVYTFDFHRNALIAFIEYLDLKNITLVCQDWGGILGLTLPMDMTDRFSRLLVMNTTLGTGDVQLSKGFLDWRAWVRKNPDMSAGRLLKLSCSHLSEVECAAYDAPFPDINYKAGVRRFPEMVPDRPDSPGAELSRRAREWLRSKWTGPVFMAVGMKDPVLGPPVMQALRNDILSCPEPYEHSEAGHFVQEWGEEIARKALAAFDR